Genomic segment of Pseudomonas iranensis:
TCTGCAACTGCATGCCCAGCGCCATGCGTCGTACGAACACACCGGCAATCTGCCCGCGCTCCTGCGGAACGCCGGTCTCTTTCTCGACCAGCGAGGCCATGATCAGCGCTTGATAAGGTTCGCTGTAAGGCACATCGGCAGAACGCTGCGCCCACTCTTTGGCGAGCACTTCATCGAGGCGATCAAAGGCTTTCTTCAGCAGCTCGGCATCGGACATGCCGCGCACGAAGCGATAGGTATCCGGGAAAAACCGACCTTCAGGGAACAAGCCTTTGTGGCCAATCTTCGCCATGACGTCGCTGTCGCTCAGGGCGGTGAGAGTCTGCTCGAGCTTGTCGTCCTTGGCCAGGGCGGCGCGCACTTGATGGAAAGTCCAGCCTTCGACCAGGGTCAGGCTGTACTGAACCACGTCGCCGCGCTTCCAAGAATCGATCAGACCGTTGACGGTCATGCCCGGCTGCATGCGGTACTCGCCGCTATGAATCGGCGTGCCGGCAAGATTGAAGCGCCAGTAGACGCGCAGCCAGAACGCGTCCTTGATGACGCCATCGGTTTCGAGTTCAAGGAAGGTACGGGTCGGTGTAGAGCCTTTCAGCACATCCAGCAGTTGTTCCTGCGGGATGTTCAGGGGCTGTTCCAGCGCCGAATGAATTTTCCAGGCGCTGGCGCCCAACAGCAGCCCTGCCAGAACCAGTCCGGTTTCCAGCAGCAGCAAAAGTTTACGTCTCACGAATCAAGCATCCAGTAGCGCGCGGGCAATGGTTTGCAGTTTACGGGTGAGCGGGCCAACCGGCCAGCTCAGTGCAGCAC
This window contains:
- the mltG gene encoding endolytic transglycosylase MltG; translated protein: MRRKLLLLLETGLVLAGLLLGASAWKIHSALEQPLNIPQEQLLDVLKGSTPTRTFLELETDGVIKDAFWLRVYWRFNLAGTPIHSGEYRMQPGMTVNGLIDSWKRGDVVQYSLTLVEGWTFHQVRAALAKDDKLEQTLTALSDSDVMAKIGHKGLFPEGRFFPDTYRFVRGMSDAELLKKAFDRLDEVLAKEWAQRSADVPYSEPYQALIMASLVEKETGVPQERGQIAGVFVRRMALGMQLQTDPTVIYGLGDRYTGKLTRAHLKEPTPYNTYVIPGLPPTPIAMVGREAIHAALNPVEGSSLYFVARGDGSHVFSDDLDAHNNAVREYQLKRRADYRSSPAPVSAPATDEAIPAASPNTAPEVLPEVPSKAPPQDPAPAQEPDAAAPQNAQ